A single genomic interval of Nocardioides palaemonis harbors:
- a CDS encoding ABC transporter substrate-binding protein encodes MITTRTRRGVATLAVLAMSGLGLAACADDSSSDGSSNSAGGEAPGAGQPECAQLEQFGDLTGTTVSVYTSILPPEQQAQEDSYKVFTECTGAKVDYEGSDQFETQLVVRVKAGNAPDIAYIPQPGLLKTVVSSGSVVEAPQAVADNVDEFFGEDWKSYGTVDGKFYAAPLGANVKSFVWYSPKMFSDNGWEVPQTWDDMLKISDEMVDMGIKPWCAGIESGEATGWPATDWLEDAVLREQGADYYDQWVNHEVAFDDAGVADSLDLVGGILKNDDYVNGGFGDVKSIATTAFQDGGLPILDGDCGMHRQASFYAAQWPEGTTVAEDGDVFAFYLPTTNEDNGKPVLGGGEFVAAFDDRPEVQAFQTYLSSDVWANEKAKATPGGGWVSANTGLDINNLKSPIDKLSAETLQDPEAVFRFDGSDQMPSAVGAGSFWKEMTAWITGESTSDALKNIEESWPAS; translated from the coding sequence ATGATCACCACACGAACCCGACGGGGCGTCGCCACGCTCGCCGTCCTCGCGATGTCCGGGCTCGGCCTGGCCGCCTGCGCCGACGACAGCAGCAGCGACGGGTCGAGCAACAGCGCCGGAGGCGAGGCGCCCGGCGCCGGCCAGCCCGAGTGCGCCCAGCTCGAGCAGTTCGGCGACCTCACCGGCACGACCGTCTCGGTCTACACCTCCATCCTCCCGCCCGAGCAGCAGGCCCAGGAGGACTCCTACAAGGTCTTCACCGAGTGCACCGGCGCCAAGGTCGACTACGAGGGCTCGGACCAGTTCGAGACCCAGCTCGTGGTGCGGGTCAAGGCCGGCAACGCCCCCGACATCGCCTACATCCCCCAGCCCGGCCTGCTCAAGACGGTCGTCAGCTCCGGCAGCGTCGTCGAGGCGCCCCAGGCCGTGGCCGACAACGTCGACGAGTTCTTCGGCGAGGACTGGAAGTCCTACGGCACCGTCGACGGCAAGTTCTACGCCGCCCCGCTCGGCGCCAACGTGAAGTCCTTCGTCTGGTACTCCCCGAAGATGTTCTCCGACAACGGCTGGGAGGTCCCGCAGACCTGGGACGACATGCTGAAGATCTCCGACGAGATGGTCGACATGGGCATCAAGCCCTGGTGCGCGGGCATCGAGTCGGGCGAGGCCACCGGCTGGCCGGCCACCGACTGGCTCGAGGACGCGGTGCTGCGTGAGCAGGGCGCCGACTACTACGACCAGTGGGTCAACCACGAGGTCGCCTTCGACGACGCGGGCGTCGCGGACTCCCTCGACCTCGTCGGCGGCATCCTGAAGAACGACGACTACGTCAACGGCGGCTTCGGCGACGTGAAGTCGATCGCGACGACGGCCTTCCAGGACGGCGGCCTGCCGATCCTCGACGGTGACTGCGGCATGCACCGCCAGGCGTCGTTCTACGCCGCCCAGTGGCCCGAGGGCACCACGGTGGCCGAGGACGGCGACGTCTTCGCCTTCTACCTGCCCACGACCAACGAGGACAACGGCAAGCCCGTCCTCGGCGGTGGCGAGTTCGTGGCGGCGTTCGACGACCGCCCGGAGGTCCAGGCCTTCCAGACCTACCTGTCCTCCGACGTCTGGGCCAACGAGAAGGCCAAGGCCACGCCCGGCGGCGGCTGGGTCAGCGCCAACACGGGCCTCGACATCAACAACCTGAAGAGCCCGATCGACAAGCTGTCGGCCGAGACCCTGCAGGACCCGGAGGCCGTCTTCCGCTTCGACGGCTCCGACCAGATGCCCAGCGCGGTCGGCGCCGGCTCGTTCTGGAAGGAGATGACCGCCTGGATCACCGGCGAGTCGACCTCCGACGCCCTCAAGAACATCGAGGAGTCCTGGCCCGCATCGTGA
- a CDS encoding carbohydrate ABC transporter permease — protein MTTSEKFFHMAIAVLLFYGVMAAILLLTQRLRSRNGERVQAAAFLGPSLALIGIGLLYPAGVTIYQSFFGAAVFDPPFVGFDNYTALFTNSQQLTVLRNTLFWVLLTPTISTIIGLVYAVLVDRASFEKFAKALLFLPMAISMVGASIIWKFVYDYKSGESTQIGLLNQILSWLGIDTYNFLLEPPWNTFFLIIILIWIQAGFAMTILSASIKAIPEDMVEAARLDGTGPWQMFRHITVPSIRPSLIVVLTTITIATLKVFDIVQTATGGNFDTSVLAYEFYRQSFVAGNQGLSATIAVVIFILVVPIVIYNIRQMRKLEAR, from the coding sequence GTGACCACCTCCGAGAAGTTCTTCCACATGGCCATCGCCGTCCTGCTCTTCTACGGCGTGATGGCGGCCATCTTGCTGCTGACCCAACGGCTCCGCTCCCGCAACGGCGAGCGCGTCCAGGCCGCCGCGTTCCTCGGGCCCTCGCTGGCCCTCATCGGCATCGGCCTCCTCTACCCCGCCGGCGTGACGATCTACCAGTCGTTCTTCGGCGCGGCCGTCTTCGACCCGCCGTTCGTCGGCTTCGACAACTACACCGCGCTCTTCACCAACTCCCAGCAGCTCACCGTGCTGCGCAACACCCTGTTCTGGGTGCTGCTGACGCCGACGATCTCGACGATCATCGGCCTGGTCTACGCGGTCCTGGTCGACCGCGCGTCGTTCGAGAAGTTCGCCAAGGCGCTGCTGTTCCTGCCGATGGCGATCTCGATGGTCGGCGCGTCGATCATCTGGAAGTTCGTCTACGACTACAAGTCCGGCGAGAGCACCCAGATCGGCCTGCTCAACCAGATCCTCAGCTGGCTGGGCATCGACACCTACAACTTCCTGCTCGAGCCGCCGTGGAACACGTTCTTCCTGATCATCATCCTGATCTGGATCCAGGCCGGCTTCGCGATGACGATCCTCTCGGCGTCGATCAAGGCGATCCCCGAGGACATGGTCGAGGCCGCCCGCCTCGACGGGACCGGGCCGTGGCAGATGTTCCGCCACATCACCGTGCCGAGCATCCGTCCCTCGCTGATCGTCGTGCTCACGACGATCACGATCGCCACCCTCAAGGTCTTCGACATCGTCCAGACCGCGACCGGCGGCAACTTCGACACCAGCGTGCTGGCCTACGAGTTCTACCGGCAGAGCTTCGTGGCCGGCAACCAGGGCCTGTCGGCCACCATCGCGGTGGTCATCTTCATCCTCGTGGTCCCGATCGTGATCTACAACATCCGTCAGATGCGCAAGCTGGAGGCCCGATGA
- a CDS encoding alpha-amylase family protein, with the protein MTDVPTDPYETAFEGRLAALQPDLARTLARVYAPEVVPGVSARLVEIARAAHDARPEELRRLDERRLAEPDWFQRPTMLGYAAYADRFGATLRGVAERAAYLRDLGVGYLHLMPLLTPRPEPNDGGYAVMDYRSVRPDLGDVDDLRHLATTLREQGISLCLDLVLNHVAREHAWARAARAGDAEKRAWFHVHPDREVPDAYEATLPEVFPDFAPGSFTWDDELDGWVWTTFNHYQWDLDWSNPEVLCEFADIILALANLGVEVFRLDAIAFIWKRLGTDCQNQPEVHELTRALRTVARIAAPAVAFKAEAIVGPADLPAYLGVGEHAGRVSDLAYHNSLMVQVWSMLASRETRLATRALQQLPQPPSTTAWITYVRCHDDIGWAIADEDARAVGLDPHLHRRFLSDWYAGMFPGSWARGLVFQQNEVTGDRRISGSLASLAGLEAGDPGAAARILLAHAIVLSYGGLPVIWMGDELGLLNDQGWADDPDHAADNRWVHRPPMPWDVVERGTDPHGITAGLRHLVEVRRTLPHLHAAVPTEVWDPRDPRVLLVVRRHPEGPLLAAHNVSDEEAWVAADVLHWLGLHVPGLRDALTGTAPDLQDGAVRLGPYASAWLHDGLGG; encoded by the coding sequence ATGACAGACGTGCCCACCGACCCGTACGAGACGGCCTTCGAGGGCCGGCTCGCCGCCCTGCAGCCCGACCTCGCCCGCACGCTCGCGCGCGTCTACGCGCCCGAGGTCGTGCCGGGCGTGAGCGCCCGCCTGGTCGAGATCGCCCGCGCCGCCCACGACGCGCGGCCCGAGGAGCTGCGGCGCCTCGACGAGCGGCGGCTGGCGGAGCCCGACTGGTTCCAGCGCCCGACGATGCTGGGCTACGCCGCGTACGCCGACCGCTTCGGCGCGACCCTGCGCGGGGTCGCCGAGCGAGCGGCGTACCTGCGCGACCTCGGCGTCGGCTACCTCCACCTGATGCCGCTGCTGACACCGCGTCCGGAGCCCAACGACGGCGGCTACGCCGTGATGGACTACCGCTCGGTGCGCCCGGACCTCGGTGACGTCGACGACCTGCGCCACCTCGCGACCACCCTGCGCGAGCAGGGGATCAGCCTGTGCCTCGACCTGGTCCTCAACCACGTCGCCCGTGAGCACGCGTGGGCGCGCGCCGCCCGCGCCGGGGACGCGGAGAAGCGCGCGTGGTTCCACGTCCACCCCGACCGCGAGGTGCCCGACGCCTACGAGGCGACGCTGCCCGAGGTGTTCCCCGACTTCGCGCCCGGCAGCTTCACGTGGGACGACGAGCTCGACGGCTGGGTCTGGACGACGTTCAACCACTACCAGTGGGATCTCGACTGGTCGAACCCCGAGGTGCTCTGCGAGTTCGCCGACATCATCCTCGCGCTTGCCAACCTCGGCGTCGAGGTCTTCCGGCTCGACGCCATCGCCTTCATCTGGAAGCGGCTCGGCACCGACTGCCAGAACCAGCCCGAGGTCCACGAGCTCACCCGGGCGCTCCGCACGGTCGCCCGGATCGCGGCGCCCGCGGTGGCCTTCAAGGCCGAGGCGATCGTCGGTCCGGCCGACCTGCCGGCCTACCTCGGCGTGGGCGAGCACGCCGGACGGGTCAGCGACCTAGCCTACCACAACTCGCTGATGGTGCAGGTCTGGTCGATGCTGGCCTCCCGCGAGACCCGGCTCGCCACCCGCGCGCTCCAGCAGCTCCCGCAGCCGCCGTCCACCACCGCCTGGATCACCTACGTCCGCTGCCACGACGACATCGGCTGGGCGATCGCGGACGAGGACGCGCGCGCGGTCGGGCTCGACCCCCACCTGCACCGCCGGTTCCTGTCGGACTGGTACGCCGGCATGTTCCCGGGGTCCTGGGCGCGGGGTCTGGTGTTCCAGCAGAACGAGGTCACCGGCGACCGCCGCATCTCCGGCTCCCTGGCCTCGCTCGCCGGGCTCGAGGCCGGCGACCCCGGTGCGGCCGCGCGGATCCTGCTCGCGCACGCGATCGTGCTGTCCTACGGCGGGCTGCCGGTGATCTGGATGGGCGACGAGCTCGGCCTGCTCAACGACCAGGGGTGGGCCGACGACCCCGACCACGCCGCCGACAACCGGTGGGTGCACCGCCCGCCGATGCCGTGGGACGTCGTCGAGCGGGGCACCGACCCGCACGGCATCACCGCCGGCCTGCGGCACCTCGTCGAGGTGCGCCGGACGCTCCCGCACCTGCACGCCGCGGTGCCCACCGAGGTGTGGGACCCGCGCGACCCGCGGGTCCTGCTGGTGGTGCGCCGGCACCCGGAGGGACCGCTGCTGGCGGCGCACAACGTGTCGGACGAGGAGGCCTGGGTCGCCGCCGACGTGCTGCACTGGCTGGGACTGCACGTGCCCGGCCTGCGCGACGCGCTCACCGGGACGGCGCCCGACCTCCAGGACGGGGCGGTGCGCCTGGGGCCGTACGCCTCGGCGTGGCTTCACGACGGTCTCGGTGGTTGA
- a CDS encoding ABC transporter ATP-binding protein, with protein MAGIEMKNIVKQYGDGFPAVNDVSIDVEDGEFLILVGPSGCGKSTLLRMIVGLEDITGGDMVIGGRKVNDLAPRERNLSMVFQNYALYPHLTVYENIAFPLRLAGKPDSEVDEKVREASKTLELDEHLERKPGNLSGGQRQRVAMGRAIVRDAEAFLFDEPLSNLDAKLRGQMRTEISRLQKRLGITTVYVTHDQTEAMTLGDRVAVLKRGVLQQHATPRELYENPANLFVAGFIGSPPMNFLPAKVDGNRVELPFGTVTIPEDKAARARGKDLLIAGIRPEHFEDASVVDSDKVTEEATFTATVDVVEWLGNEAYAYIPFEAPPEVEKQLQELERDLDGESLRTQMVISLDGASRISEGDEAKIWVDARKIHLFDPSTGENLTMDADRAGIVPGGNAMAKAEEVGEEQDDVAQAEKTT; from the coding sequence ATGGCTGGCATCGAGATGAAGAACATCGTCAAGCAGTACGGCGACGGCTTCCCGGCCGTCAACGACGTGAGCATCGACGTGGAGGACGGGGAGTTCCTCATCCTCGTCGGCCCCTCGGGCTGCGGGAAGTCCACGCTCCTGCGGATGATCGTGGGCCTCGAGGACATCACCGGCGGCGACATGGTGATCGGCGGCCGCAAGGTCAACGACCTCGCTCCCCGCGAGCGCAACCTGTCGATGGTCTTCCAGAACTACGCGCTCTACCCCCACCTCACCGTCTACGAGAACATCGCGTTCCCGCTGCGGCTGGCCGGCAAGCCGGACTCCGAGGTCGACGAGAAGGTGCGCGAGGCGTCGAAGACCCTCGAGCTCGACGAGCACCTCGAGCGCAAGCCCGGCAACCTGTCGGGCGGCCAGCGCCAGCGCGTGGCGATGGGGCGCGCGATCGTGCGCGACGCCGAGGCGTTCCTCTTCGACGAGCCGCTGTCGAACCTCGACGCCAAGCTGCGCGGGCAGATGCGCACCGAGATCTCCCGGCTGCAGAAGCGCCTGGGCATCACCACGGTCTACGTCACGCACGACCAGACCGAGGCGATGACGCTGGGCGACCGGGTGGCGGTGCTCAAGCGCGGCGTGCTCCAGCAGCACGCGACGCCGCGCGAGCTCTACGAGAACCCCGCCAACCTGTTCGTCGCCGGCTTCATCGGCTCCCCGCCGATGAACTTCCTGCCGGCGAAGGTCGACGGCAACCGGGTCGAGCTCCCCTTCGGGACGGTCACCATCCCGGAGGACAAGGCCGCCAGGGCGCGCGGCAAGGACCTGCTGATCGCCGGCATCCGACCCGAGCACTTCGAGGACGCCAGCGTCGTCGACTCCGACAAGGTCACCGAGGAGGCGACCTTCACCGCCACCGTCGACGTGGTGGAGTGGCTCGGCAACGAGGCCTACGCCTACATCCCCTTCGAGGCGCCGCCGGAGGTGGAGAAGCAGCTGCAGGAGCTCGAGCGCGACCTCGACGGTGAGTCGCTGCGCACCCAGATGGTGATCTCGCTCGACGGCGCCAGCCGCATCAGCGAGGGCGACGAGGCGAAGATCTGGGTCGACGCCCGCAAGATCCACCTCTTCGACCCCTCGACCGGCGAGAACCTCACGATGGACGCCGACCGCGCCGGGATCGTGCCGGGCGGCAACGCGATGGCGAAGGCCGAGGAGGTCGGCGAGGAGCAGGACGACGTGGCGCAGGCGGAGAAGACCACCTGA
- a CDS encoding carbohydrate ABC transporter permease — protein sequence MTSTTVAPDTDRKTRRTDKPEASDRARAENSLGMKLVAPAIFLMLLVTAFPMLRALYLSLYNYSLTAPEERDFVGIDNYVTALTDSLFWRDTLNTVLIMVVTVAVELVIGFVFAMVMHRVIFARGVIRTSILIPYGIITVVSGFAWQFAFSNNNGFVNGWLPLIGDDFNWFGQYGSSIVAIMVSEIWKTTPFMSLLLLAGLAQVSEDMLEAAKVDGATWWQRLWKVILPNMRSAIMVAVLFRALDAYRIFDNIFVMTAGANGTESVSFLTYRQVIEQFQLGIGSALSVLLFLSVLLIAFLIVKIFRVDLAAARQEG from the coding sequence GTGACGAGCACGACCGTGGCACCCGACACCGACCGGAAGACCCGGCGCACGGACAAGCCCGAGGCGAGCGACCGCGCCCGGGCCGAGAACAGCCTGGGCATGAAGCTCGTGGCCCCGGCGATCTTCCTGATGCTGCTCGTGACCGCGTTCCCGATGCTGCGGGCGCTCTACCTCAGCCTCTACAACTACAGCCTGACCGCGCCCGAGGAGCGCGACTTCGTCGGGATCGACAACTACGTCACAGCGCTGACCGACAGCCTGTTCTGGCGCGACACCCTCAACACCGTGCTGATCATGGTGGTGACCGTGGCCGTCGAGCTCGTCATCGGCTTCGTCTTCGCGATGGTCATGCACCGCGTGATCTTCGCCCGCGGCGTCATCCGGACCTCGATCCTGATCCCCTACGGCATCATCACCGTGGTCTCGGGCTTCGCCTGGCAGTTCGCGTTCAGCAACAACAACGGCTTCGTGAACGGCTGGCTGCCGCTGATCGGCGACGACTTCAACTGGTTCGGCCAGTACGGCAGCAGCATCGTGGCGATCATGGTCTCCGAGATCTGGAAGACCACGCCCTTCATGTCGCTGCTGCTGCTGGCGGGGCTGGCACAGGTCTCCGAGGACATGCTCGAGGCGGCGAAGGTCGACGGCGCCACGTGGTGGCAGCGGCTGTGGAAGGTGATCCTGCCCAACATGCGCTCGGCGATCATGGTCGCGGTGCTGTTCCGGGCCCTCGACGCCTACCGCATCTTCGACAACATCTTCGTGATGACGGCAGGCGCCAACGGCACGGAGTCCGTGTCGTTCCTGACCTACCGCCAGGTGATCGAGCAGTTCCAGCTCGGCATCGGGTCCGCGCTGTCGGTCCTGCTGTTCCTGTCGGTCCTGCTGATCGCGTTCCTCATCGTGAAGATCTTCCGCGTCGACCTGGCCGCGGCGCGGCAGGAGGGCTGA
- a CDS encoding carbohydrate ABC transporter permease has product MSTKNKIGVVVGAVLILVWCLLPVAWIISLSFKSQDAITNGSPGFLPSEGGGAGWQNYSDVLADEQFRRAIFNSIGISLIATALSVIIATLAAYAIARLEFTGKRFVLTLALVIAMFPVVSLVGPLFDMWRTLGIYDTWPGLIIPYMSFTLPLAIWTLSAFFREIPWEMEQAAQVDGATSWQAFRKVIVPLAAPGVFTAAILTFFFAWNDFVFGISLTSTENARPIPAALSFFVGADPFNRPASLLAAGAVVSTIPIIVIVLLFQRKIVAGLTSGAVKG; this is encoded by the coding sequence ATGAGCACCAAGAACAAGATCGGCGTCGTGGTCGGCGCAGTCCTCATCCTGGTGTGGTGCCTGCTCCCGGTGGCGTGGATCATCTCGCTGTCGTTCAAGAGCCAGGACGCCATCACCAACGGCAGCCCGGGCTTCCTGCCCTCCGAGGGAGGCGGGGCGGGCTGGCAGAACTACTCCGACGTGCTCGCCGACGAGCAGTTCCGCCGGGCGATCTTCAACTCGATCGGCATCTCGCTCATCGCGACGGCGCTGTCGGTCATCATCGCCACCCTCGCGGCCTACGCGATCGCCCGCCTCGAGTTCACCGGCAAGCGGTTCGTGCTCACCCTGGCCCTCGTGATCGCCATGTTCCCGGTGGTCTCGCTCGTCGGCCCGCTGTTCGACATGTGGCGGACCCTCGGGATCTACGACACGTGGCCGGGACTGATCATCCCCTACATGTCGTTCACGCTGCCGCTGGCGATCTGGACCCTGTCTGCCTTCTTCCGCGAGATCCCGTGGGAGATGGAGCAGGCCGCCCAGGTCGACGGCGCGACGTCGTGGCAGGCGTTCCGCAAGGTCATCGTCCCGCTCGCCGCACCCGGCGTCTTCACCGCGGCGATCCTGACGTTCTTCTTCGCCTGGAACGACTTCGTCTTCGGCATCTCGCTGACCTCGACGGAGAACGCCCGACCGATCCCGGCCGCGCTGTCGTTCTTCGTCGGCGCCGACCCGTTCAACCGGCCGGCGTCACTGCTGGCCGCCGGAGCCGTCGTCTCGACGATTCCGATCATCGTCATCGTCCTGCTGTTCCAGCGCAAGATCGTCGCCGGCCTCACCTCCGGCGCAGTGAAGGGGTGA
- a CDS encoding carbohydrate ABC transporter permease encodes MSTSTPTAAQVPADTAPAIPASTAAKKQLTSRWASAVALIVALVWTIPTFGLLISSFRPEEDVKSSGWWNFFTDPSFTLQNYKDVLSGGSTGESLTTNLINTIVITVPAVLIPISLATLAAYAFAWIDFKGRDTLFVAVFALQIVPIQVTLVPLLQLYVDPPFNLMPLAGRDAPAGGLYELWLSHTIFALPLAIFLLHNFMREVPGELIESARVDGAGHVAIFTKIMVPLMMPAIAAFGIFQFLWVWNDLLVALVFSSPQVSPMTVKLVSLVGQRGEDWQLLASGAFVSLAIPLVVFLALQRYFVRGLLAGSVKG; translated from the coding sequence ATGAGCACGAGCACCCCGACCGCTGCCCAGGTCCCGGCCGACACCGCACCGGCGATCCCCGCCTCCACCGCGGCCAAGAAGCAGCTGACCAGCAGGTGGGCCTCGGCGGTCGCGCTGATCGTGGCCCTGGTGTGGACGATCCCGACCTTCGGACTGCTGATCTCCTCGTTCCGCCCCGAGGAGGACGTGAAGTCCAGCGGCTGGTGGAACTTCTTCACCGACCCGTCCTTCACCCTGCAGAACTACAAGGACGTCCTCAGCGGCGGATCCACCGGCGAGTCCCTCACCACCAACCTGATCAACACGATCGTGATCACGGTGCCGGCGGTGCTGATCCCGATCAGCCTCGCCACGCTCGCGGCGTACGCCTTCGCGTGGATCGACTTCAAGGGCCGCGACACGCTGTTCGTCGCGGTCTTCGCGCTCCAGATCGTGCCGATCCAGGTCACGCTCGTGCCGCTGCTCCAGCTCTACGTCGACCCGCCGTTCAACCTGATGCCGCTGGCCGGGCGCGACGCACCCGCGGGCGGTCTCTACGAGCTGTGGCTCTCGCACACGATCTTCGCGCTGCCACTGGCGATCTTCCTGCTGCACAACTTCATGCGGGAGGTCCCCGGCGAGCTCATCGAGTCGGCGCGGGTCGACGGGGCGGGCCACGTCGCGATCTTCACCAAGATCATGGTCCCGCTGATGATGCCCGCCATCGCGGCGTTCGGCATCTTCCAGTTCCTGTGGGTGTGGAACGACCTGCTGGTCGCCCTGGTGTTCAGCAGCCCGCAGGTCTCGCCGATGACGGTCAAGCTGGTGAGCCTGGTCGGTCAGCGCGGTGAGGACTGGCAGCTGCTGGCCTCGGGCGCGTTCGTGTCGCTGGCCATCCCGCTCGTGGTGTTCCTGGCGCTCCAGCGCTACTTCGTGCGCGGCCTCCTGGCCGGCAGCGTCAAGGGCTGA
- a CDS encoding extracellular solute-binding protein, translating into MASLATAALASSLLAACGGGDGTPQLNWYVNPDGVDTFRTYADECSTDDYDIAVQQLPASATDQRTQLARRLAAKDSSTDIMNLDPVFVAEFANAGWLQEVPEEVASKITDGGDYLEGAADTVTWDDTVFAIPLWANTQVLWYRKSLADAAGLDMSQPVTWDQVIDAAAQEGGTVGVQANRYEAYVVWINALVQGAGGDIVSDTEAGRDAKVDLDSEAGRDAAAVIKKLADSDARQADFTVSNEGTSLGQMFPADGPGEFMTNWTFVYANYKGLVGKPGGPADEQEFEDLGWARYPQTVQGETSKPPIGGIDIGVGAYSEHPDWAMEAAQCITSTKAQVDLAINDGLMPSTNSAYDEVASSGEFPEDLLELYRTSVDEGGPRPKSPFYSQISSAVQSVWHSPTSVDPDSTPKESARFLADVLAGKRLL; encoded by the coding sequence GTGGCGTCGCTGGCGACCGCGGCCCTCGCGAGCAGCCTGCTCGCTGCCTGCGGCGGCGGGGACGGCACGCCCCAGCTCAACTGGTACGTCAACCCGGACGGCGTGGACACCTTCCGGACGTACGCCGACGAGTGCAGCACCGACGACTACGACATCGCCGTGCAGCAGCTGCCCGCCAGCGCCACCGACCAGCGCACCCAGCTCGCGCGGCGCCTGGCGGCGAAGGACTCCTCGACCGACATCATGAACCTCGACCCGGTGTTCGTGGCGGAGTTCGCCAACGCCGGCTGGCTGCAGGAGGTCCCCGAGGAGGTCGCCTCGAAGATCACCGACGGCGGTGACTACCTCGAGGGCGCCGCCGACACCGTCACGTGGGACGACACGGTCTTCGCGATCCCGCTCTGGGCCAACACCCAGGTCCTCTGGTACCGCAAGTCCCTCGCCGACGCGGCCGGGCTCGACATGAGCCAGCCGGTGACCTGGGACCAGGTCATCGACGCGGCCGCGCAGGAGGGCGGCACCGTCGGGGTCCAGGCCAACCGCTACGAGGCCTACGTGGTGTGGATCAACGCGCTGGTCCAGGGCGCCGGCGGCGACATCGTCTCCGACACCGAGGCCGGACGCGACGCGAAGGTCGACCTCGACTCCGAGGCCGGCCGCGACGCGGCGGCGGTGATCAAGAAGCTCGCCGACAGCGACGCCCGGCAGGCCGACTTCACCGTGTCCAACGAGGGCACCAGCCTGGGGCAGATGTTCCCGGCCGACGGGCCAGGCGAGTTCATGACGAACTGGACCTTCGTCTACGCCAACTACAAGGGCCTGGTCGGCAAGCCCGGCGGACCGGCGGACGAGCAGGAGTTCGAGGACCTCGGCTGGGCGCGCTACCCCCAGACCGTGCAGGGCGAGACCTCCAAGCCGCCGATCGGCGGCATCGACATCGGGGTCGGCGCCTACTCCGAGCACCCGGACTGGGCGATGGAGGCGGCGCAGTGCATCACCTCCACGAAGGCGCAGGTCGACCTCGCCATCAACGACGGGTTGATGCCCTCGACGAATTCCGCCTACGACGAGGTCGCCTCCAGCGGTGAGTTCCCCGAGGACCTGCTCGAGCTCTACCGCACCAGCGTCGACGAGGGCGGTCCGCGGCCGAAGAGCCCGTTCTACAGCCAGATCTCCAGCGCCGTGCAGTCGGTCTGGCACTCCCCCACGTCGGTCGACCCCGACTCGACGCCGAAGGAGTCGGCGCGGTTCCTCGCTGACGTCCTGGCCGGAAAGAGGCTGCTGTGA
- a CDS encoding ABC transporter ATP-binding protein translates to MASVTFEKAQRWYPGADEPAVPGIDLEIKDGEFMVLVGPSGCGKSTTLRMLAGLEEVNSGSIYIGDREVTNVPPKDRDIAMVFQNYALYPHMTVEENMAFSLKMAKVPAGERKERVAKAAEILQLTEYLQRKPKALSGGQRQRVAMGRAIVRAPQVFCMDEPLSNLDAKMRVATRTDIARLQQDLGVTTVYVTHDQVEAMTMGDRVAVMKLGVLQQVDTPLKLYDKPANLFVAGFIGSPQMNLLEGVAAEDGTVKVGGYKVPVDPAAERKMSGKVTVGVRPENWRIVSSEDGGLPVTVTVVEELGADSFVYGTCDVEGTPSNVIVRVGGRQHPQKGETLFVTTDPHDVHVFDTETGERLSD, encoded by the coding sequence ATGGCATCAGTGACGTTCGAGAAGGCCCAGCGCTGGTATCCCGGCGCCGACGAACCAGCGGTCCCCGGCATCGACCTGGAGATCAAGGACGGCGAGTTCATGGTCCTCGTCGGTCCCTCCGGCTGCGGCAAGTCCACCACCCTGCGGATGCTCGCGGGGCTGGAGGAGGTCAACAGCGGCAGCATCTACATCGGCGACCGCGAGGTCACCAACGTCCCGCCCAAGGACCGCGACATCGCGATGGTCTTCCAGAACTACGCGCTCTACCCGCACATGACCGTCGAGGAGAACATGGCGTTCTCGCTCAAGATGGCCAAGGTGCCGGCGGGTGAGCGCAAGGAGCGCGTGGCCAAGGCCGCCGAGATCCTCCAGCTCACCGAGTACCTCCAGCGCAAGCCGAAGGCCCTGTCGGGCGGCCAGCGCCAGCGCGTCGCCATGGGTCGCGCCATCGTCCGCGCGCCGCAGGTGTTCTGCATGGACGAGCCGCTGTCCAACCTCGACGCCAAGATGCGTGTCGCGACCCGCACCGACATCGCCCGGCTCCAGCAGGACCTCGGCGTCACGACCGTCTACGTCACCCACGACCAGGTCGAGGCGATGACGATGGGCGACCGGGTCGCCGTCATGAAGCTCGGTGTCCTGCAGCAGGTCGACACCCCGCTCAAGCTCTACGACAAGCCCGCCAACCTCTTCGTCGCCGGGTTCATCGGCTCCCCGCAGATGAACCTCCTCGAGGGCGTCGCCGCGGAGGACGGCACGGTCAAGGTCGGTGGCTACAAGGTCCCCGTCGACCCCGCCGCCGAGCGCAAGATGTCCGGCAAGGTCACCGTCGGCGTGCGACCGGAGAACTGGCGCATCGTGTCGTCGGAGGACGGCGGCCTGCCGGTCACGGTCACGGTCGTCGAGGAGCTCGGCGCGGACAGCTTCGTCTACGGCACCTGCGACGTCGAGGGCACGCCCTCCAACGTCATCGTGCGCGTGGGGGGTCGCCAGCACCCGCAGAAGGGCGAGACCCTCTTCGTCACGACCGACCCGCACGACGTGCACGTCTTCGACACCGAGACCGGCGAGCGCCTGTCCGACTGA